The proteins below are encoded in one region of Saccopteryx leptura isolate mSacLep1 chromosome 1, mSacLep1_pri_phased_curated, whole genome shotgun sequence:
- the SDHAF4 gene encoding succinate dehydrogenase assembly factor 4, mitochondrial, translating into MTVAGLAGFLGRRAPATAWRAARSSLLCHSLRKTSSAQGGKSEPIKQPLKKPKLPEGRFDAPEDAHVEQEPLTKFPDDINPVTKEKGGPRGPEPTRYGDWERKGRCIDF; encoded by the exons ATGACCGTAGCCGGGCTCGCCGGGTTTCTTGGTCGCCGCGCTCCGGCCACAGCGTGGAGAGCCGCAA GATCCTCTCTTCTGTGCCATTCTTTGAGGAAAACAAGTTCTGCTCAAGGAGGAAAGTCCGAGCCTATCAAACAACCCCTTAAGAAGCCAAAGTTACCAGAAGGTCGTTTTGATGCACCAGAAGATGCCCATGTAGAGCAAGAGCCGCTGACAA AATTTCCAGATGATATTAATCCTGTTACCAAAGAAAAAGGTGGACCCAGGGGCCCAGAACCTACCCGATATGGAGATTGGGAACGAAAAGGACGCTGTATTGATTTTTAA